A genomic stretch from Streptococcus oralis includes:
- a CDS encoding acetyl-CoA C-acetyltransferase: protein MKDVVIVSAVRTPIGSFGGSLKNVSAVDLGSLVIKSALEKANIKPEQVDEVIMGNVLGAGLGQNVARQMSIQAGLPEFTPAFTINKVCGSGLKAVQLAAQAIQCGDADIVVAGGAENMSQAPYVLPSFRWGGRMGDSKVVDTMIKDGLSDAFNEYHMGITAENVAEEYGISRDEQDALALESQKRAVAAIESGRFKEEIVPVVIPQRKGDPIVFDTDEFPRKDASLESLSKLGPVFKKDGSVTAGNASGINDGAAAVLVMSAEKAEELGLPVIARIHSYASAGLDPKIMGCGPIDATRKALEKGNLTVDDLDLIESNEAFAAQTCAVGKTLGFNTDIVNVNGGAIALGHPIGASGCRILVTLVHEMMKRDAKTGLATLCIGGGMGTALIVER from the coding sequence ATGAAAGACGTGGTGATTGTTTCGGCAGTGCGGACTCCTATAGGCTCCTTTGGAGGAAGCTTGAAGAATGTTTCAGCTGTTGATTTGGGATCTTTGGTCATTAAGAGTGCTTTGGAAAAAGCGAATATTAAACCAGAGCAAGTAGACGAAGTGATTATGGGGAATGTCCTAGGCGCAGGTTTAGGCCAAAACGTGGCTCGCCAAATGAGCATTCAAGCGGGGCTCCCTGAATTTACACCAGCCTTTACTATTAATAAGGTTTGTGGTTCTGGGTTGAAGGCAGTTCAGTTAGCTGCTCAAGCGATTCAGTGCGGCGATGCAGATATTGTCGTGGCTGGTGGTGCAGAAAACATGAGTCAGGCGCCATACGTTTTGCCAAGTTTCCGTTGGGGTGGCCGTATGGGAGATTCAAAAGTGGTAGATACCATGATTAAGGACGGTTTGTCTGATGCTTTTAACGAATACCATATGGGGATTACAGCTGAGAATGTGGCTGAAGAATATGGTATTAGCCGGGATGAACAAGATGCTCTTGCTTTGGAATCACAAAAACGAGCAGTAGCGGCTATAGAATCTGGACGCTTTAAGGAAGAGATTGTTCCGGTGGTTATTCCTCAACGTAAAGGCGATCCTATTGTCTTTGATACAGATGAATTTCCTAGAAAAGATGCTAGCTTGGAGAGCTTGTCTAAGCTAGGTCCTGTTTTCAAAAAAGACGGTTCTGTTACGGCGGGTAATGCATCAGGTATCAATGACGGAGCAGCGGCTGTCTTGGTCATGAGTGCTGAAAAAGCTGAAGAATTGGGACTCCCAGTGATTGCTCGCATTCATTCGTATGCAAGTGCAGGTTTGGATCCTAAAATTATGGGATGTGGACCGATTGATGCGACTCGCAAGGCTCTTGAAAAAGGTAATTTGACAGTTGATGATCTCGACTTGATCGAGTCAAATGAAGCTTTTGCTGCCCAGACTTGTGCAGTCGGTAAAACTCTAGGCTTCAACACAGATATTGTCAATGTCAATGGTGGCGCGATTGCTCTCGGTCACCCAATTGGAGCTTCAGGCTGTCGTATCTTAGTGACTCTGGTACATGAGATGATGAAGCGTGATGCTAAAACTGGGTTAGCAACTCTCTGTATCGGAGGGGGAATGGGAACAGCTCTTATCGTGGAACGTTAG
- a CDS encoding ComF family protein: MNCLLCGQSTKSDLTFSHLLLFKNERNYLCSACDSTFERIGEDHCPSCMKRELSITCQDCKLWCKEGIQVDHKAIFTYNQAMKAFFSRYKFDGDFLLRKVFAPVLADELKKYRDYEFVVIPLSPERLLERGFNQVEGLVETAGFSFQDLLGKREEKASSSKNRSERLATEIPFYIKMEAPLPKKILVIDDIYTTGATINRVKRLFEEAGVLEVKTFSLVR; the protein is encoded by the coding sequence ATGAATTGTTTATTATGTGGCCAGTCAACAAAGAGTGACTTGACATTTAGTCACCTCTTACTGTTTAAGAATGAGCGCAACTATCTTTGTTCAGCTTGTGATTCTACTTTTGAGAGGATAGGTGAGGATCATTGTCCGAGCTGCATGAAAAGAGAATTGTCAATCACGTGTCAAGATTGTAAACTTTGGTGTAAAGAAGGAATTCAGGTTGATCATAAGGCAATCTTCACCTATAATCAAGCTATGAAAGCCTTTTTTAGTCGATATAAGTTTGATGGGGATTTTCTGCTTAGAAAGGTTTTTGCTCCTGTACTTGCGGATGAGTTGAAAAAATATAGAGACTATGAATTTGTGGTAATTCCCCTAAGTCCTGAAAGATTGCTTGAGAGAGGATTTAATCAGGTTGAAGGTTTGGTTGAGACGGCAGGATTTTCCTTTCAAGATTTACTAGGGAAAAGAGAAGAGAAGGCTAGTTCTTCTAAGAATCGCTCAGAACGATTAGCTACGGAAATTCCCTTTTATATTAAAATGGAAGCCCCTCTTCCTAAGAAGATTTTGGTTATTGATGACATCTATACGACAGGGGCGACTATCAATCGTGTGAAGCGACTTTTTGAAGAGGCAGGTGTTTTGGAAGTCAAAACTTTTTCTCTTGTAAGATAA
- the cysK gene encoding cysteine synthase A, whose product MTIYNNITELIGQTPIVKLNNVVPEGAADVYVKLEAFNPGSSVKDRIALSMIEKAEQDGILKPGATIVEATSGNTGIGLSWVGAAKGYKVVIVMPETMSVERRKIIQAYGAELVLTPGSEGMKGAITKAQKIAAERDGFLPLQFNNPANPEVHERTTGAEILAAFGSDGLDAFVGGVGTGGTISGVSHALKAVNPNIQVFAVEADESAILSGEKPGPHKIQGISAGFIPDTLDTKAYDGIVRVTSDDALTLGREIGGKEGFLVGISSAAAIYGAIEVAKKLGTGKKVLALAPDNGERYLSTALYEFEV is encoded by the coding sequence ATGACTATTTATAACAATATCACTGAACTAATCGGACAAACTCCAATTGTTAAACTAAACAATGTCGTCCCAGAGGGTGCTGCTGATGTTTATGTAAAACTTGAAGCTTTTAACCCTGGATCATCAGTAAAAGACCGTATTGCCCTTAGCATGATTGAAAAAGCGGAACAAGATGGTATTCTAAAACCGGGTGCTACCATTGTTGAAGCAACGAGTGGAAATACTGGTATCGGGCTTTCTTGGGTAGGTGCTGCTAAGGGATATAAAGTTGTTATCGTCATGCCCGAAACGATGAGTGTGGAACGACGTAAGATTATCCAAGCCTATGGTGCTGAACTCGTCCTTACTCCTGGTAGCGAAGGAATGAAAGGCGCGATTACAAAGGCTCAGAAGATCGCAGCTGAACGTGACGGCTTCCTTCCACTCCAATTTAATAATCCGGCTAATCCAGAAGTACACGAAAGAACAACAGGAGCTGAAATACTGGCTGCTTTCGGTTCTGATGGACTAGATGCTTTTGTGGGTGGTGTTGGTACTGGTGGAACGATCTCAGGTGTTTCTCATGCACTAAAAGCTGTCAATCCAAACATTCAAGTTTTTGCGGTTGAAGCTGATGAGTCTGCTATCTTGTCTGGTGAAAAACCTGGACCTCACAAAATTCAAGGCATCTCAGCTGGATTTATTCCTGATACACTTGATACAAAAGCCTATGACGGTATCGTCCGTGTAACATCAGATGATGCACTTACGCTTGGCCGTGAGATTGGTGGAAAAGAAGGCTTCCTTGTTGGGATTTCCTCAGCTGCAGCCATTTATGGAGCAATCGAAGTTGCCAAAAAATTAGGCACAGGTAAGAAAGTCCTTGCTTTAGCACCAGATAACGGCGAACGTTATCTGTCTACAGCACTCTATGAATTTGAAGTGTAG
- the rplI gene encoding 50S ribosomal protein L9, with the protein MKVIFLADVKGKGKKGEIKEVPTGYAQNFLIKKNLAKEATAQAIGELRGKQKSEEKAHAEMLAEARAIKAKLEAEETVVEFVEKVGPDGRTFGSITNKKIAEELQKQFGINIDKRHIQVKAPIRAVGLIDVPVKIYQDVTSVINLRVKEG; encoded by the coding sequence ATGAAAGTAATCTTTTTAGCAGATGTTAAAGGAAAAGGAAAAAAAGGCGAAATCAAGGAAGTACCAACTGGCTACGCCCAAAATTTCCTGATTAAAAAGAATTTGGCTAAGGAAGCGACTGCTCAGGCAATCGGTGAATTGCGTGGAAAACAAAAATCAGAGGAAAAGGCTCATGCAGAGATGTTAGCAGAGGCAAGAGCAATCAAAGCCAAGCTTGAAGCAGAAGAAACTGTTGTAGAGTTTGTTGAAAAGGTTGGACCAGATGGCCGTACCTTTGGCTCTATCACCAACAAGAAAATTGCAGAAGAACTGCAAAAGCAATTTGGAATTAATATTGACAAGCGTCATATTCAAGTAAAGGCACCAATTCGAGCAGTAGGTTTGATTGATGTACCAGTGAAAATCTACCAAGATGTTACAAGTGTCATCAATCTTCGTGTAAAAGAAGGGTAA
- a CDS encoding YigZ family protein — MEFRTIKEDGQVQEEIKKSRFICHVKRVYSEEEVRDFITTIKKEHYKATHNCSAFIVGERSEIKRTSDDGEPSGTAGVPMLGVLENHNLTNVCVVVTRYFGGIKLGAGGLIRAYAGSVALAVKEIGIIEIKEQAGIAIQMSYAQYQEYGNFLRDHHLMELDTNFTDQVDTMIYVDKEEKENIKAALVEFFNGKITLTDQGLREVEVPVNLM, encoded by the coding sequence ATGGAATTTAGAACAATTAAAGAGGACGGGCAGGTCCAAGAAGAAATCAAAAAATCCCGATTTATCTGTCATGTAAAGCGTGTCTATAGTGAAGAAGAGGTTCGTGATTTCATCACGACCATCAAAAAAGAACACTACAAAGCTACCCATAACTGCTCAGCTTTTATTGTAGGGGAACGAAGTGAAATCAAGCGTACGAGTGATGATGGTGAGCCTAGTGGTACTGCTGGAGTCCCAATGCTTGGTGTCTTAGAAAATCATAATCTTACTAATGTCTGCGTAGTGGTTACTCGCTACTTTGGGGGGATTAAGTTAGGCGCTGGCGGTTTGATTCGCGCTTATGCAGGTAGTGTGGCCTTAGCTGTCAAAGAAATTGGCATTATTGAAATCAAAGAGCAGGCTGGTATAGCCATTCAAATGTCTTATGCTCAGTATCAAGAATATGGCAATTTTCTTAGAGACCATCATCTCATGGAGCTGGATACAAACTTTACAGATCAAGTTGATACAATGATTTATGTTGATAAGGAAGAGAAAGAAAATATCAAGGCTGCTCTTGTGGAGTTTTTTAATGGAAAAATTACTTTAACAGATCAAGGTTTACGGGAAGTTGAGGTTCCTGTAAACTTAATGTAA
- a CDS encoding DHH family phosphoesterase, with translation MKKNNLNPISAVLLGIATFGTLTMLIIFSQNNVVTISALFLFVLLYLLLFIWQKKQYEKSEIEQIQYVNHQAEDSLNTLLDQMPVGVLKLDLSSGEVEWFNPYAELILTTEEGEIDVDLIQTIIKASVGNPGSYANLGETRYAVHMDKVSGVLYFFDVSGEYEATVELVTSRPVIGVISVDNYDDLEDATSDSDISHINSFVANFVSEFASKYAMFSRRVGMDRFYLFTDYTVLEGLMNDKFSVIDAFREEAKQRQLPLTLSMGFSYGDGNHDEIGKVALRNLNLAEVRGGDQVVVKENDETKNPVYFGGGSAASVKRTRTRTRAMMTAISDKIRSVDQVFVVGHKNLDMDALGSAVGMQLFANNIIENSYAVYDAEQMSPDIERAVNFLEKEGVTKLLPLADAMRLVTKRSLLILVDHSKTALTLSKDFYELFTQTIVIDHHRRDQDFPENAVITYIESGASSASELVTELIQFQNSKKNRLSRMQASVLMAGMMLDTKNFTSRVTSRTFDVASYLRTRGSDSIAIQEIAATDFEEYREVNELILQGRKLGSDILIAQAKDTTTYDTVVISKAADAMLAMSGIEASFVLAKNTQGFISISARSRSKINVQRIMEELGGGGHFNLAAAQIENMSLSEAGEKLTQLVLDELKEKEKEE, from the coding sequence ATGAAAAAAAATAATTTAAATCCGATTTCTGCGGTTCTACTAGGGATTGCAACTTTCGGAACCTTAACAATGCTGATTATTTTTTCACAAAATAATGTTGTAACAATCAGTGCCTTGTTTTTATTTGTACTTCTTTATCTGCTTTTATTCATCTGGCAAAAAAAACAGTATGAAAAGAGCGAAATTGAACAAATCCAATACGTAAACCATCAAGCGGAAGATAGCTTGAACACGTTGCTCGATCAAATGCCAGTTGGTGTTCTGAAATTAGACTTATCTAGTGGCGAAGTCGAATGGTTTAATCCTTATGCTGAGTTGATTTTGACGACTGAAGAAGGCGAAATTGATGTTGACTTGATTCAAACTATCATCAAGGCTTCTGTGGGGAACCCTGGTTCTTATGCTAACTTGGGGGAAACACGCTATGCCGTTCATATGGACAAGGTTTCGGGTGTTTTGTATTTCTTTGATGTTTCTGGGGAGTACGAAGCAACTGTCGAATTGGTAACCAGTCGACCAGTGATTGGGGTTATCTCGGTAGACAACTACGATGATCTAGAAGATGCAACCTCCGACTCCGATATTAGTCATATCAATAGCTTTGTGGCAAATTTTGTTTCAGAATTTGCTAGTAAGTATGCTATGTTTTCTCGGCGTGTGGGTATGGACCGCTTTTATTTATTTACTGATTACACAGTTCTTGAGGGCTTGATGAATGATAAATTCTCTGTGATTGATGCCTTTCGTGAGGAGGCAAAACAGAGACAGCTGCCATTGACCTTGAGCATGGGCTTTTCTTATGGTGATGGAAATCATGATGAGATAGGGAAAGTTGCTCTAAGGAACTTAAACCTAGCTGAGGTTCGTGGTGGGGACCAAGTAGTTGTCAAGGAAAATGATGAAACCAAGAACCCAGTCTACTTTGGTGGTGGTTCCGCAGCCTCTGTTAAGAGAACAAGAACACGTACCAGAGCAATGATGACAGCTATTTCAGATAAAATTAGAAGTGTAGACCAAGTCTTTGTAGTCGGGCACAAGAATCTGGATATGGACGCTTTAGGTTCTGCAGTTGGCATGCAGTTGTTTGCAAATAATATTATTGAGAACAGTTATGCTGTCTATGATGCAGAACAAATGTCGCCAGACATTGAGCGCGCCGTCAACTTCTTGGAAAAAGAGGGTGTCACTAAGCTCTTGCCTCTGGCTGATGCGATGAGATTGGTCACCAAGCGCTCTTTGTTGATTTTAGTGGATCATTCCAAGACGGCTTTGACCTTGTCGAAAGATTTTTACGAACTGTTTACTCAAACCATTGTCATTGACCACCATAGACGTGATCAGGACTTCCCTGAGAATGCTGTTATCACGTATATTGAGAGTGGGGCAAGTAGTGCGAGTGAGTTGGTAACAGAATTGATTCAGTTCCAAAATTCTAAGAAAAATCGTTTAAGTCGTATGCAGGCTAGCGTATTGATGGCTGGAATGATGCTGGATACCAAGAATTTTACATCTCGCGTGACGAGTCGAACCTTTGATGTAGCTAGCTACCTCAGAACACGTGGAAGCGATAGTATTGCTATCCAGGAGATTGCTGCGACAGATTTTGAAGAGTACCGTGAGGTAAATGAACTCATTTTACAAGGTCGTAAGCTAGGTTCAGATATCTTGATCGCCCAAGCTAAGGACACAACCACTTATGACACAGTCGTCATCAGTAAGGCTGCCGATGCTATGTTGGCCATGTCCGGCATTGAGGCTAGTTTCGTTCTGGCAAAAAATACACAAGGATTCATCTCTATCTCGGCTCGAAGCCGTAGTAAAATCAATGTGCAACGGATTATGGAAGAACTGGGTGGTGGTGGTCACTTTAATCTAGCTGCTGCGCAAATCGAGAATATGAGTCTGTCAGAAGCAGGAGAAAAATTGACTCAACTTGTCTTAGATGAACTAAAGGAAAAGGAGAAAGAAGAATGA
- a CDS encoding DEAD/DEAH box helicase, translating into MKVNPNYLGRLFTERELTKEERQMAVKLPAMRKEKGKLFCQRCNSSILEEWCLPIGAYYCRECLLMKRVRSDQALYYFPQEDFPKQDVLKWRGQLTPFQEKVSEGLIRAFKKKEPTLVHAVTGAGKTEMIYQVVAKVIDNGGSVCLASPRIDVCLELYKRLQNDFACEIALLHGESEPYFRTPLVVATTHQLLKFYHAFDLLIVDEVDAFPYVDNPILYYAVNQCVKKDGLRIFLTATSTDELDKKVRTGKLKRLSLPRRFHGNPLIIPKPVWLSDFNRYLDKSQLSPKLKISIQKQRRTGYRLLIFASEIKKGEKLKEILQVYFPDEKIGFVSSVTEDRLEQVQAFRDGELTILISTTILERGVTFPCVDVFVVEANHRLFTKSSLIQIGGRVGRSMDRPTGELLFFHDGLNTSIKKAIKEIKQMNKEAGL; encoded by the coding sequence ATGAAAGTAAATCCAAATTATCTCGGTCGCTTGTTTACTGAGAGAGAATTAACTAAAGAAGAACGTCAAATGGCCGTGAAACTACCAGCAATGAGAAAAGAGAAGGGAAAACTTTTCTGTCAACGGTGTAATAGTAGCATTCTAGAAGAATGGTGTTTGCCCATTGGTGCTTACTATTGTAGGGAGTGTTTATTGATGAAGCGAGTCAGGAGTGATCAAGCTTTATACTATTTTCCGCAGGAAGATTTTCCTAAGCAAGATGTTCTCAAATGGCGTGGCCAGCTAACCCCTTTTCAGGAGAAGGTGTCAGAAGGATTGATTCGAGCATTTAAAAAGAAGGAACCGACTTTAGTTCATGCTGTGACAGGTGCTGGAAAAACAGAGATGATTTATCAAGTTGTAGCCAAAGTGATTGACAATGGTGGTTCAGTTTGTTTGGCAAGTCCTCGCATAGACGTGTGTTTGGAACTGTATAAGCGACTGCAGAATGACTTTGCTTGTGAGATAGCACTACTTCATGGCGAATCAGAGCCCTATTTTCGAACTCCCCTAGTGGTTGCAACGACGCATCAGTTATTAAAATTCTATCATGCCTTTGATTTGTTGATAGTAGATGAAGTAGATGCCTTTCCTTATGTTGACAACCCTATACTTTACTATGCTGTAAACCAATGTGTAAAGAAAGATGGGTTAAGGATATTCCTTACAGCAACTTCTACAGATGAGTTAGATAAGAAGGTTCGCACAGGAAAATTAAAAAGGTTGAGCTTGCCAAGACGATTTCATGGAAATCCATTGATTATTCCAAAGCCAGTTTGGTTATCGGATTTTAATCGTTATTTAGATAAGAGTCAGTTGTCACCAAAGTTAAAGATCTCTATTCAGAAGCAGAGAAGAACAGGTTATCGCTTGTTAATCTTTGCATCAGAAATTAAAAAAGGCGAGAAACTAAAAGAAATCTTGCAGGTGTATTTTCCAGATGAGAAAATTGGTTTTGTGTCTTCTGTGACAGAAGACCGATTAGAGCAGGTGCAAGCTTTTCGAGATGGAGAACTAACAATACTGATCAGTACGACAATATTGGAACGCGGAGTTACCTTCCCTTGTGTGGATGTTTTCGTAGTAGAAGCTAATCATCGTCTCTTTACCAAGTCTAGCTTGATTCAGATTGGTGGGCGAGTTGGGCGTAGTATGGACAGACCAACTGGTGAGTTGCTCTTCTTTCATGATGGATTAAATACTTCCATCAAAAAGGCAATCAAGGAAATCAAGCAGATGAACAAGGAGGCGGGATTATGA
- the hpf gene encoding ribosome hibernation-promoting factor, HPF/YfiA family has product MIKYSIRGENLEVTEAIRNYVVSKLEKIEKYFQPEQELDARVNLKVYREKTAKVEVTIPLGSITLRAEDISQDMYGSIDLVTDKIERQIRKNKTKIERKNKNKVATSQLFTDALVEDANVVQPKVVRSKQIDLKPMDLEEALLQMDLLGHDFFIYVDVEDQTTNVLYRREDGEVGLLEVKES; this is encoded by the coding sequence ATGATTAAATATAGTATCCGTGGTGAAAACCTAGAAGTAACAGAAGCAATTCGCAATTATGTAGTTTCTAAACTCGAAAAGATCGAAAAATATTTTCAACCTGAACAAGAGTTGGATGCACGTGTCAACTTGAAAGTTTACCGTGAAAAAACAGCAAAAGTTGAAGTAACAATTCCACTTGGATCAATTACCCTTCGTGCAGAAGATATTTCTCAAGATATGTATGGTTCTATCGATCTTGTAACAGATAAAATTGAACGCCAGATTCGAAAAAATAAAACAAAAATCGAACGCAAGAATAAAAATAAGGTTGCAACAAGCCAACTCTTTACAGATGCTCTAGTTGAAGATGCAAATGTTGTGCAGCCAAAAGTGGTTCGTTCAAAACAAATTGATTTAAAACCAATGGATTTGGAAGAAGCTCTTCTTCAAATGGACTTGTTGGGACATGATTTCTTTATCTATGTAGATGTAGAAGATCAAACAACAAATGTTTTGTATCGCCGCGAAGATGGTGAAGTTGGTTTGCTAGAAGTTAAGGAATCATAA
- the dnaB gene encoding replicative DNA helicase, which translates to MAEVEELRVQPQDILAEQSVLGAIFIDESKLVFVREYIDSRDFFKYAHRLIFQAMVDLSDRGEAIDATTVRTILDSQGDLQNIGGLSYLVEIVNSVPTSANAEYYAKIVAEKAMLRRLISKLTESVNQAYEASKPADEIIAQAEKGLIDVSENANRSGFKNIRDILNINFGNLEVRSQQTTDITGIATGYRDLDHMTTGLHEEELIILAARPAVGKTAFALNIAQNIGTKLDKTVAIFSLEMGAESLVDRMLAAEGLVESHSIRTGQLTDEEWQKYTIAQGNLANASIYIDDTPGIRITEIRSRSRKLAQETGNLGLILIDYLQLITGTGRENRQQEVSEISRQLKILAKELKVPVIALSQLSRGVEQRQDKRPVLSDIRESGSIEQDADIVAFLYRDDYYDRAGEEEEGIPNNKVEVIIEKNRSGARGTVELIFQKEYNKFSSISKREA; encoded by the coding sequence ATGGCAGAAGTAGAGGAACTGCGAGTTCAACCTCAGGATATTTTGGCAGAACAATCTGTTCTGGGGGCTATTTTCATAGATGAGAGTAAGCTCGTTTTTGTCCGAGAATACATTGATTCTCGTGACTTCTTTAAGTATGCCCATCGGTTGATCTTCCAAGCGATGGTAGACTTGTCGGATCGTGGAGAGGCGATTGATGCGACGACAGTTCGGACGATTTTGGATAGTCAAGGGGATCTCCAAAATATTGGTGGCTTGTCTTACCTTGTTGAAATTGTCAACTCTGTACCAACTTCAGCTAATGCGGAGTATTATGCTAAAATTGTTGCCGAAAAGGCTATGCTTCGTCGCTTGATTTCCAAGTTGACAGAGTCTGTCAACCAAGCCTATGAAGCTTCTAAGCCTGCAGATGAAATCATTGCTCAAGCAGAAAAGGGACTCATTGATGTCAGTGAAAACGCCAATCGTAGTGGTTTCAAGAATATTCGAGATATTCTGAATATCAACTTTGGGAACCTAGAAGTTCGGTCACAACAAACAACGGATATCACAGGTATTGCTACAGGCTATCGTGATTTGGACCATATGACGACAGGTCTCCACGAGGAGGAGCTGATTATCCTAGCGGCGCGTCCAGCGGTTGGTAAGACAGCCTTTGCCTTAAATATTGCTCAGAACATCGGGACCAAGTTGGACAAGACTGTGGCCATCTTTTCACTGGAAATGGGTGCGGAAAGTCTAGTAGATCGTATGTTGGCGGCCGAAGGCTTGGTGGAGTCCCATTCTATCCGTACGGGTCAATTGACTGATGAGGAATGGCAAAAGTATACCATTGCCCAAGGGAATCTGGCCAACGCGAGTATCTATATCGATGATACACCAGGGATTCGGATTACGGAAATTCGTTCGCGCTCACGCAAACTGGCTCAAGAAACAGGCAATCTAGGCTTGATTTTGATCGACTACCTACAGCTTATCACAGGGACTGGTCGTGAAAACCGCCAACAAGAAGTTTCTGAAATTTCTCGTCAGTTGAAAATTCTAGCTAAGGAATTGAAAGTTCCAGTCATTGCTCTTAGTCAGTTATCTCGTGGAGTGGAACAGCGTCAGGATAAGAGACCAGTCTTGTCTGATATTCGTGAATCGGGTTCTATCGAGCAGGATGCAGATATCGTAGCCTTTCTATACCGTGACGACTACTACGATCGTGCGGGTGAAGAAGAGGAAGGAATTCCAAATAACAAGGTAGAGGTTATCATCGAGAAAAACCGTAGTGGAGCTCGTGGAACGGTGGAATTGATTTTCCAAAAAGAATACAATAAATTTTCAAGTATCTCAAAGAGGGAGGCATAA